One Moorella sp. E308F DNA segment encodes these proteins:
- a CDS encoding molybdopterin oxidoreductase family protein, translating into MALAELQQGIFSLFQDQEEIAVDRWVATTCGYCGTGCGLFLGVKDGRAVAVKPDTAAPVNKGHLCLKGLYEWKTLHHPERATVPLRRRGGEMHPVTWEKALAEVAQRLREALASGGPEAVGIYHGGQLTLEEYYAIHKLAKGVLGTPNIDANTRLCMASTVSGYIRSFGVDAPPGCYEDLDVSSLIFIFGANPAEMHPQLWQRILRNRKLNGARIMVADPRLTLPARVADLHLRLRCGSNIPLLYGLINIIVKEGLLDRDFIRRSTTGFEELARAAAAYPPERVAALTGVPGADIVAAARLFGQSPSAVTVFCQGVNQSSQAVDTVTLINSLHLITGKIGRPGSAPFSLTGQASAMSMREIGGGGGLPGFRNPENPEHRRQVANYWGIPEDRLPRRVNDINYMLELIAAGRLKVLWVIGTNPAVSLPDQGFSRRQLEKVFLIVQDVFYPMETAAFADIFLPGAGWGEKDGIITNSERRLNLVRRAVNPPGEARDDLAIVSQVARYLGAGSLFAWQGPAAAFEELRELTRHRPNDLTGVDYTLLERQGGIQWPCPEGGRGTPRLYTAGVFPTLPEEAQGYGEFNHPEGRARLWAVPYTPPPEVPDGEFPFWLNTGRIIEHYHTRTKTKRIPELQALVPGAYVEINPQDAARLKVAEGEVVRVVSRRGWVEVPARITEVVAPGEVFVPFHFGDLDPSERERRQAANHLTGRNVDPLSGQPLAKAGACRIERLNSL; encoded by the coding sequence ATGGCACTGGCGGAGCTGCAACAAGGAATATTTAGCTTGTTCCAGGATCAGGAGGAAATAGCTGTAGACCGCTGGGTGGCTACCACCTGCGGTTATTGCGGTACCGGCTGCGGCCTTTTCCTGGGGGTTAAAGACGGCCGGGCAGTGGCCGTCAAACCTGATACCGCCGCGCCGGTAAATAAAGGCCACCTGTGCCTCAAGGGCCTTTACGAGTGGAAAACCCTGCACCACCCGGAGCGGGCGACGGTACCCCTTCGTCGCCGGGGCGGGGAAATGCATCCTGTGACCTGGGAAAAAGCCCTGGCCGAGGTGGCGCAGCGTCTCCGGGAAGCCCTGGCAAGCGGCGGCCCGGAAGCCGTCGGCATTTATCACGGCGGGCAGCTGACCCTGGAGGAATACTACGCCATCCACAAGCTGGCTAAAGGCGTGCTGGGTACGCCCAATATTGATGCCAATACCCGGCTCTGTATGGCCTCCACGGTAAGCGGCTATATCCGCTCTTTTGGCGTGGACGCCCCACCGGGCTGCTACGAAGACCTGGATGTGAGCAGCCTCATCTTTATCTTTGGCGCCAACCCGGCGGAGATGCACCCCCAGCTCTGGCAGCGGATTTTACGCAACCGTAAACTTAACGGGGCCAGAATCATGGTGGCCGACCCGCGTCTTACCCTGCCGGCCCGGGTGGCCGATCTCCACCTGCGCCTGCGCTGCGGCAGCAACATCCCCCTCCTCTACGGTTTGATTAATATTATAGTTAAGGAAGGTCTGCTGGATCGGGACTTTATCCGGCGGTCAACGACAGGCTTTGAAGAACTGGCCCGTGCCGCCGCCGCCTACCCGCCGGAGCGGGTGGCCGCTCTCACCGGCGTGCCGGGGGCGGATATTGTGGCCGCCGCCCGCCTCTTCGGCCAATCCCCCAGCGCCGTCACCGTTTTTTGTCAGGGGGTTAACCAGAGCAGCCAGGCGGTTGATACGGTAACTCTGATTAACTCCCTGCACCTCATCACCGGCAAAATCGGCCGGCCGGGTTCGGCGCCCTTTTCCCTTACCGGCCAGGCCTCGGCCATGAGCATGCGGGAGATCGGCGGGGGCGGCGGCCTCCCTGGCTTCCGCAACCCCGAGAATCCCGAGCATCGCCGCCAGGTGGCCAACTACTGGGGTATCCCGGAAGACCGGTTGCCCCGCCGGGTCAATGATATCAACTACATGCTGGAGCTAATTGCTGCCGGCAGGCTCAAGGTCCTGTGGGTCATAGGCACCAACCCGGCCGTTTCCCTGCCCGACCAGGGGTTTAGCCGTCGCCAGCTAGAAAAGGTCTTTTTAATTGTCCAGGACGTCTTTTATCCCATGGAGACGGCGGCCTTCGCCGACATCTTCCTTCCCGGCGCCGGGTGGGGGGAAAAGGACGGGATAATTACCAATTCCGAGCGGCGGCTGAATCTCGTCCGCCGCGCTGTGAATCCACCAGGAGAGGCGCGGGACGACCTGGCCATCGTCAGCCAGGTGGCCCGCTACCTGGGTGCAGGGAGCCTCTTTGCCTGGCAGGGGCCGGCGGCGGCCTTTGAGGAGTTAAGGGAGCTTACCCGCCACCGGCCCAATGACCTGACAGGCGTGGACTACACCCTGCTTGAACGCCAGGGGGGCATCCAGTGGCCCTGCCCGGAGGGCGGCCGGGGAACACCGCGGCTCTACACCGCCGGCGTTTTTCCCACGCTGCCAGAAGAAGCCCAGGGTTATGGCGAGTTTAATCACCCGGAGGGCAGGGCGCGTCTCTGGGCTGTTCCTTATACACCGCCGCCAGAAGTACCTGACGGAGAATTTCCCTTCTGGCTCAATACCGGCCGGATTATTGAACATTACCATACCCGGACCAAGACCAAGCGCATACCGGAACTCCAGGCCCTGGTACCCGGGGCCTATGTGGAAATTAACCCGCAAGACGCGGCACGTTTAAAGGTGGCTGAGGGCGAGGTGGTTCGGGTGGTGTCCCGCCGAGGCTGGGTTGAGGTGCCGGCCAGGATTACAGAGGTGGTAGCGCCGGGGGAGGTCTTTGTCCCCTTCCACTTTGGTGATCTGGACCCCAGCGAGAGGGAAAGGCGCCAGGCGGCCAACCACCTCACCGGCCGGAACGTCGATCCCCTTTCCGGTCAGCCCCTGGCCAAGGCCGGAGCCTGCCGGATAGAGAGGCTAAACTCTCTATAA